A region of Candidatus Eisenbacteria bacterium DNA encodes the following proteins:
- a CDS encoding FtsQ-type POTRA domain-containing protein, which translates to MRKTRKKAYCGGALARGPISLDLSLRIIFFSLIVVLAIVKLPEARAKILRTGLFKLDSVTLKGNRYLLESQVVAIGGIEKGACGLSLNADEIREKLMKHPRIKSASVKKLLWKKLYITIEERTPVALVELDKILETDEDRVVFEPVDYALLPDLPLITGLSYRRVVLGDTLEGKGMEHAMALIDQLRDPEVNLLDQISEIHVNKSGDLVLMAVQSGTPIVVGSEAVTIKKLQAFKVAWADMQRKDLKPVSVDLRFKDQIVAKVPERTVPEVLYAGDTEARKAVRF; encoded by the coding sequence TTGAGAAAAACGAGAAAGAAAGCATACTGCGGCGGGGCGCTTGCCAGGGGGCCGATTTCGCTTGACCTTTCTCTGAGAATCATCTTCTTCTCACTGATAGTCGTGCTCGCCATCGTCAAGTTGCCGGAGGCCAGGGCGAAAATTCTTCGCACGGGCTTATTTAAGCTTGACTCCGTGACGCTAAAGGGCAATAGATACCTTCTGGAGTCTCAAGTCGTGGCAATTGGCGGCATTGAAAAGGGTGCTTGCGGTCTGAGCCTCAACGCCGACGAGATTCGCGAGAAGCTGATGAAGCACCCGAGAATCAAGTCGGCCTCTGTGAAGAAGCTCCTGTGGAAGAAGCTCTACATAACTATCGAGGAACGTACACCGGTGGCGCTCGTTGAGTTGGACAAAATTCTTGAGACAGACGAAGATCGAGTCGTGTTCGAGCCGGTTGACTACGCTCTGCTTCCCGACTTGCCGTTGATCACGGGACTCTCCTACAGGAGAGTGGTCCTCGGCGACACGCTGGAGGGCAAGGGGATGGAGCATGCCATGGCGCTCATCGATCAGTTGCGTGATCCTGAGGTGAACCTTCTTGATCAGATCTCGGAGATCCACGTGAACAAGAGCGGTGACCTGGTTCTGATGGCGGTTCAATCCGGCACTCCGATCGTCGTGGGCAGCGAGGCCGTCACGATAAAGAAACTCCAGGCATTCAAAGTTGCCTGGGCCGACATGCAGCGCAAGGACCTTAAGCCGGTTTCCGTGGACCTCAGGTTCAAGGATCAGATAGTCGCAAAGGTACCGGAGCGGACTGTCCCTGAGGTGCTCTACGCGGGAGACACAGAAGCACGGAAGGCCGTGCGCTTCTAG
- a CDS encoding putative peptidoglycan glycosyltransferase FtsW: protein MLETRGGKDKQLLAAAVVLMAVGLLMVYTSSAGLGAARYQGDLYYYFRNQAARVVLAFAAMVVMMNVDYHKLNKMAPWLLLLAYAALLALVVIPGVGRHVRGAKSWSGYIPVQPSELARFAMVVYLSVFMTKRANIHSFKKCVLPCFVIILGAAGLVLLQPDLGSAAVIVLIGVALVYAAGARLLHLSYLLGVGAVAGAVCMLKNPYQVTRLFGFFGRGAPYQVDQSLIALGTGGLLGKGLGGSMQKYLFLPDPHTDFVFSIYGEETGFVGALLLISLFVYLLLRGLKIAANAPDRLGRLLATGMVASIGVLFAVNLGVATGILPTTGLPLPFISYGGSALLVNAVSVGVLLNISGHRSSEGMSIGGGRWMKRTVRLTE, encoded by the coding sequence ATGCTTGAGACGCGGGGAGGAAAGGACAAACAACTGTTGGCTGCCGCCGTGGTGTTGATGGCAGTCGGGCTACTGATGGTTTACACCTCCAGCGCCGGCCTTGGTGCCGCGAGATACCAGGGCGATCTCTACTACTATTTTAGAAATCAGGCCGCGCGGGTCGTCCTTGCCTTTGCCGCCATGGTCGTGATGATGAACGTTGACTATCACAAGCTGAACAAGATGGCTCCATGGCTGTTGCTGCTTGCGTATGCAGCCCTTCTGGCGCTTGTTGTGATTCCGGGTGTCGGGAGGCACGTGAGGGGCGCCAAGAGTTGGTCAGGATACATCCCCGTTCAGCCGAGCGAGCTCGCCAGGTTTGCAATGGTTGTCTATCTGAGTGTTTTCATGACAAAGAGGGCGAACATCCACTCCTTCAAGAAGTGCGTCCTGCCGTGTTTCGTCATCATACTGGGGGCCGCGGGGCTCGTGCTTCTGCAGCCGGACCTCGGGAGTGCCGCCGTGATCGTGCTCATCGGCGTGGCGTTGGTTTATGCTGCAGGAGCGAGGTTGCTTCATCTTTCTTATCTCCTGGGAGTCGGAGCAGTGGCGGGAGCGGTGTGCATGCTGAAGAATCCGTATCAGGTAACGAGATTGTTCGGATTCTTCGGTCGGGGGGCGCCGTACCAAGTCGACCAGAGCCTCATCGCGCTTGGCACCGGTGGGCTGCTCGGGAAAGGTCTTGGCGGAAGCATGCAGAAGTACCTCTTTCTTCCCGATCCTCACACGGACTTTGTGTTCTCGATCTATGGCGAGGAGACGGGTTTCGTCGGCGCTTTGCTTCTCATCTCGCTTTTCGTGTATCTCTTGCTCAGAGGCTTGAAGATCGCGGCAAATGCGCCTGACAGGCTCGGCCGACTGCTCGCCACCGGCATGGTGGCAAGCATCGGGGTACTCTTCGCCGTCAACTTGGGCGTGGCGACGGGTATTCTTCCAACCACCGGTCTGCCTCTGCCTTTCATTAGCTATGGAGGGTCGGCTCTGCTGGTTAACGCTGTCTCTGTGGGCGTTCTCCTCAACATATCGGGACACCGAAGCTCGGAGGGAATGTCCATCGGAGGCGGCCGCTGGATGAAACGTACTGTCCGTTTAACGGAGTAA
- the murB gene encoding UDP-N-acetylmuramate dehydrogenase — MSGASGLYESIENIRGVRCRRNVSLATLTSFKVGGPADVLAVAEDAEGLRSILVRFADAGAKWFLLGAGTNVVFGDAGFRGVVVKLGPGFAGIVRKGTGIFAGASASWSELLSSCAESGLAGLERMSGIPGTVGGAVFGNAGAFGVTVGDRVEWASGMNARGVERKLARDEMEFSYRHASFPSGFVLTQVAMCLENGEKGAILATTDEILARRREKQPLELPSAGSVFKNPPEAKAARLIEQAGLKGRRVGGAEVSEKHANFIVNKGGATAGDILSLIDIVREEVCKRFSVGLELEVKVVE; from the coding sequence GTGTCAGGTGCTAGCGGCCTTTACGAGTCCATTGAGAACATCCGCGGCGTTCGCTGTAGGAGAAACGTTTCCCTCGCGACTCTCACCTCTTTCAAAGTCGGCGGACCGGCGGACGTTCTTGCCGTGGCAGAAGACGCAGAAGGGTTGCGCAGCATTTTGGTGCGGTTCGCGGACGCCGGAGCAAAGTGGTTCTTGCTGGGGGCCGGCACCAACGTGGTTTTCGGAGACGCAGGGTTCAGAGGAGTCGTCGTGAAGCTCGGTCCCGGGTTTGCCGGCATCGTCAGGAAGGGCACGGGTATTTTCGCGGGAGCGTCTGCCTCCTGGTCGGAGTTGCTATCATCCTGTGCGGAGTCCGGACTGGCCGGTCTCGAACGGATGTCTGGAATCCCAGGCACCGTCGGCGGCGCCGTGTTCGGTAACGCCGGCGCTTTTGGAGTGACGGTAGGAGACAGAGTCGAGTGGGCGAGCGGAATGAACGCTCGTGGTGTCGAGAGAAAGCTCGCGCGAGACGAGATGGAATTCAGCTACCGACACGCCAGTTTTCCGAGTGGGTTTGTGCTCACCCAGGTGGCCATGTGCCTGGAGAACGGCGAGAAGGGCGCAATCCTGGCAACGACGGACGAGATTCTTGCCAGAAGGAGAGAGAAACAACCGTTGGAACTGCCGAGCGCCGGCTCCGTCTTCAAGAATCCACCTGAGGCCAAGGCGGCGAGGCTGATCGAGCAAGCGGGTCTCAAGGGGCGGCGCGTGGGGGGTGCGGAGGTGTCGGAAAAGCACGCCAATTTCATTGTGAACAAGGGCGGAGCGACCGCCGGAGACATCCTCTCTCTCATCGACATCGTGAGAGAAGAAGTCTGCAAGCGTTTTTCCGTCGGGCTCGAGCTCGAAGTGAAAGTAGTGGAGTGA
- the murC gene encoding UDP-N-acetylmuramate--L-alanine ligase, with translation MYTTIRRIHLIGIGGTGMSGIAEVLLNQGYDVSGSDIKHSDVTETLERLGGRIFYSHDPLNLEGAHVVVISSAIRPDNPELLAAREKNIPVISRAEMLAELMRQKYGIAIAGAHGKTTTTSMIASVLTHGYLAPTIVIGGRLRSSNRNAKLGTGQFFVAEADESDGSFLRLSPTIAVITTIDEEHLDYYTDIARVKDAFVEFANKVPFYGAAVVCIDDENVRSIIPRITRRVLSYGLDGRADFSAKTITQSGMRVSYKAFVHGELLGEIKLRMPGKHNVYNSLAAVAVGLELRVEFDAIKTALAEFEGVKRRFEIKGESCGITILDDYGHHPTEIKAVLDTANEIWKGRVVAVFQPHRYTRTALLGHLFGGAFDACQRVYVTDIYAAGEEPIKGVSSTNIVNEIKSRGKTEVRHEADLKSLLKTLVAELAPGDVVVTLGAGDIWKFGESLLSELRVGRESVRC, from the coding sequence ATGTACACGACCATTAGGAGGATACATCTCATCGGCATCGGCGGGACGGGGATGAGTGGCATAGCCGAAGTTCTCCTGAACCAGGGCTACGACGTGTCGGGTTCCGACATCAAACACTCCGACGTCACGGAGACGTTGGAGAGGCTCGGAGGAAGGATCTTCTACTCTCACGATCCGCTTAATCTCGAGGGTGCTCACGTCGTGGTCATCTCCTCGGCAATAAGACCGGACAATCCCGAGCTTCTGGCAGCAAGAGAGAAAAACATTCCTGTGATATCTCGCGCCGAGATGCTTGCCGAGCTTATGCGACAGAAGTACGGTATCGCGATAGCCGGCGCGCACGGGAAAACGACGACCACCTCGATGATTGCATCCGTCCTCACGCACGGCTATCTCGCTCCCACGATAGTCATAGGAGGGAGACTCCGATCCTCCAATCGCAACGCCAAGTTGGGGACAGGACAATTCTTCGTGGCCGAGGCCGACGAGAGCGACGGGTCTTTCTTGAGACTTTCCCCCACGATCGCCGTGATAACTACGATCGACGAGGAGCATCTCGACTACTACACGGACATCGCCAGGGTCAAGGACGCTTTTGTCGAGTTCGCCAACAAGGTTCCTTTCTACGGCGCCGCCGTGGTGTGCATAGACGACGAGAACGTGCGTTCCATAATCCCTCGCATCACAAGAAGAGTCTTGAGCTACGGGCTTGACGGCCGGGCCGACTTCTCGGCGAAGACGATTACTCAGAGCGGGATGCGCGTGTCCTACAAGGCCTTCGTTCATGGAGAGCTTCTCGGCGAAATCAAGCTTCGAATGCCCGGCAAGCACAACGTATACAATTCGCTGGCCGCGGTGGCGGTGGGTCTCGAACTGAGGGTCGAGTTCGACGCGATAAAGACCGCCCTCGCCGAGTTCGAGGGCGTGAAGAGACGATTCGAGATCAAGGGCGAAAGCTGCGGCATCACTATTCTGGATGACTACGGTCATCATCCCACCGAGATAAAGGCGGTTCTGGACACGGCCAACGAAATCTGGAAGGGGAGAGTCGTGGCCGTCTTCCAGCCCCACAGGTACACCAGGACCGCATTGCTCGGACACCTTTTTGGAGGCGCCTTCGACGCCTGCCAGCGCGTCTACGTCACGGACATCTATGCGGCCGGAGAAGAGCCGATCAAAGGCGTCAGCTCGACGAACATAGTCAACGAGATCAAGAGCCGGGGAAAGACAGAGGTGAGGCACGAGGCAGACCTCAAATCTTTGCTCAAGACTCTCGTCGCAGAGCTCGCGCCGGGCGACGTCGTGGTCACGCTCGGCGCAGGCGACATCTGGAAATTCGGCGAGAGCCTGCTGAGTGAGCTTCGCGTGGGTAGGGAAAGTGTCAGGTGCTAG
- the murG gene encoding undecaprenyldiphospho-muramoylpentapeptide beta-N-acetylglucosaminyltransferase, whose product MNMRILMAGGGTGGHLYPAIAVAQELAAKNGGIDVRFVGSRNKAEREIVERYGFKMVAISASGMPRRFGLGQVSFLVRSAASLFEVLYLLSRWRPNVILGTGGYVSGPVVLVGWLLRIPCVIQEQNTVPGFTNRLLANIAKEVHLTFAESRKYFKKKDHLRLTGNPIRKEIMKGDREAALQKLGLSSERKTILVLGGTRGAHSLNLAAVGALNKLSQRRDLQFILQTGSQDFDWVRHSVAPFGDRVHVAPYFVSIADAYCCSDLVICRAGAMTVSEVAACGLPAVFVPYPHAVYDHQAQNAKNLVEAGAAEMILDTELNADILASTIARLASDDTRLRRMSINARGFARLDTAEKITRSLMEFGRAGQRSERNVHDH is encoded by the coding sequence ATGAACATGCGCATTTTGATGGCCGGAGGAGGCACGGGTGGTCACCTTTATCCGGCAATCGCAGTCGCACAGGAGCTCGCCGCCAAGAACGGCGGCATCGATGTCCGGTTCGTAGGGAGCCGGAACAAGGCGGAAAGAGAAATCGTCGAACGCTACGGCTTCAAGATGGTGGCCATTTCTGCCAGCGGAATGCCGAGACGGTTCGGGTTGGGGCAGGTGAGCTTTCTGGTCCGTTCCGCGGCCTCGCTGTTCGAAGTGCTCTACCTTCTGTCGAGATGGAGGCCAAACGTGATATTGGGCACCGGCGGATACGTGAGCGGTCCCGTTGTGCTGGTGGGATGGCTCCTGAGGATTCCCTGCGTAATTCAGGAGCAGAACACCGTCCCCGGTTTCACCAATCGTTTACTCGCAAACATCGCCAAGGAAGTTCACCTCACTTTTGCAGAATCGAGGAAGTACTTCAAGAAGAAGGACCACCTGAGGCTGACTGGGAATCCCATTAGAAAGGAAATAATGAAGGGCGACCGTGAAGCCGCGCTGCAAAAGCTTGGTCTCAGCAGCGAGCGCAAAACGATATTGGTGCTGGGTGGGACGAGAGGGGCTCACAGTTTGAATCTGGCCGCGGTAGGAGCCCTGAACAAACTCAGCCAGAGGAGAGATCTGCAGTTCATTCTTCAGACGGGAAGCCAGGACTTCGACTGGGTCCGGCACTCGGTCGCCCCGTTCGGAGACAGGGTCCACGTCGCGCCCTACTTCGTGTCGATTGCGGACGCATATTGCTGCTCCGACCTTGTCATCTGCCGGGCCGGCGCGATGACCGTCTCGGAGGTGGCAGCGTGCGGTCTTCCGGCGGTCTTCGTTCCGTATCCTCACGCCGTGTACGATCACCAGGCTCAGAACGCCAAGAACCTGGTGGAGGCTGGAGCGGCAGAGATGATACTTGACACCGAGTTGAATGCGGATATTCTGGCCTCGACCATCGCGCGCCTGGCGAGCGACGACACGCGCCTCAGGAGAATGTCCATAAACGCGCGCGGTTTTGCCAGACTGGACACGGCGGAGAAGATCACAAGATCCCTGATGGAATTCGGGCGCGCGGGACAAAGGAGCGAACGTAATGTACACGACCATTAG